From a region of the Stenotrophomonas sp. BIO128-Bstrain genome:
- a CDS encoding DUF58 domain-containing protein: MRPGLLLLALLAGWGLLGVPVVLGAWPHAVWWAIGGAVALIALVDLLRLRAQPSPSVHRELPESLALNVEREATLRLESSRHQHVEVFDLVPGGWSLQGLPRRLALKPMVTSSVAYRLTPTARGRFVFEGVHLRMHSAWRLWHQRRQLSPSLAVRVYPNFAPLTRFALFSAEQASRLVGAHLKRRRGEGTDFHQMREYRVGDSLRQIDWKATARARKLVSREYQDEKNQQLVLMIDTGRRMMASEGGLSHFDHVLNAALVVSYLALRQGDGVGLFAAGGESRWVAPKRGMGTIDTLLRASYDLQAQPVATDYLAAATELSLRQRRRSLVMLVTNVRDEDIEDLLAAVRLLQRQHLVCVASLRERELDDALAQPVETLHDATQAGAIARYLQQRSDAHDALRSHRVMVLDVTAEALPGALVERYLAVKRDGLL, from the coding sequence ATGAGGCCGGGCCTACTGCTGCTGGCGCTGCTGGCCGGCTGGGGCCTGCTCGGCGTGCCGGTGGTACTCGGTGCCTGGCCGCACGCAGTCTGGTGGGCGATCGGCGGCGCCGTGGCGCTGATTGCGCTGGTGGACCTGCTGCGCCTGCGTGCCCAGCCCTCGCCCAGCGTGCATCGCGAACTGCCCGAGTCGCTGGCGTTGAACGTCGAGCGTGAGGCCACGCTGCGTCTGGAATCGAGCCGCCACCAGCACGTGGAGGTGTTTGATCTGGTTCCCGGTGGGTGGAGCCTGCAGGGGCTGCCGCGCAGGCTGGCCCTCAAGCCGATGGTGACCAGCAGCGTGGCGTACCGGCTGACCCCGACCGCGCGTGGCCGTTTCGTCTTCGAGGGCGTGCACCTGCGCATGCACAGCGCCTGGCGGCTGTGGCATCAACGGCGCCAGCTGTCGCCTTCGCTGGCGGTGCGCGTGTACCCGAACTTCGCCCCGCTGACGCGCTTCGCCTTGTTCAGTGCCGAACAGGCCTCGCGCCTGGTCGGTGCGCACCTCAAGCGCCGCCGCGGCGAAGGCACCGACTTCCACCAGATGCGCGAGTACCGCGTCGGCGACAGCCTGCGCCAGATCGACTGGAAGGCCACCGCACGTGCGCGCAAGCTGGTGTCGCGTGAGTACCAGGACGAGAAGAACCAGCAGCTGGTGCTGATGATCGACACCGGCCGGCGCATGATGGCCAGCGAAGGCGGCCTGTCGCACTTCGACCATGTGCTCAATGCGGCGCTGGTGGTGTCCTACCTGGCGCTGCGCCAGGGCGACGGTGTGGGCCTGTTCGCGGCCGGGGGCGAGAGCCGTTGGGTCGCGCCGAAGCGCGGCATGGGCACGATCGATACCCTGCTGCGCGCCAGCTACGACCTGCAGGCGCAGCCGGTCGCCACCGACTATCTCGCCGCCGCCACCGAGCTCTCGCTGCGCCAGCGCCGGCGGTCGCTGGTGATGCTGGTCACCAACGTGCGCGATGAGGACATCGAGGACCTGCTCGCGGCGGTACGCCTGCTGCAGCGCCAGCATCTGGTATGCGTGGCCAGCTTGCGCGAGCGCGAGCTGGATGATGCGCTGGCCCAGCCGGTGGAGACCCTGCACGACGCCACCCAGGCCGGCGCGATCGCCCGTTACCTGCAGCAGCGCAGCGATGCGCATGATGCGCTGCGCAGCCACCGGGTGATGGTGCTGGATGTCACCGCCGAAGCGCTGCCCGGCGCGCTGGTGGAGCGTTACCTGGCGGTCAAGCGCGACGGGTTGTTGTAA
- a CDS encoding DUF4350 domain-containing protein: MSTRLRWLLLGLVLLVIGVPLAILFLRTHERVTQLEHLPPQGEASYNPLYVLGQALRADGLTVQSQPRLDLARMPLQPGDTLVLLQDSAEVPAPAATALMAWVARGGHLIVRTPPVGKEAVRNGPLLDALGVDSEDYGNDCQPFHVRDDPQHVEFCNGRRFAVQPPKGVAVERQWGDSGDLVFARLRHGQGRIDVLADMAFMDGKGRPNPTVAQNAANAAIDGLHDKAHRDLTRYVLAPNYGKGTMWLVYASRPPSLWNRVFYHGWPVWAPLLLALLGWLWQRAQRLGSELPSPPAERRSLLEHIRASGEHLLRFGKAPLLYDAVRRAFLARLRRRSPSAAALTGEARVQAVATLLQWSHERVQTALTPPASHDVAGLRDRIRLLIQMRNLL, from the coding sequence ATGAGCACCCGTCTGCGCTGGCTGCTGCTCGGCCTTGTGCTGCTGGTGATCGGGGTGCCGCTGGCGATCCTGTTCCTGCGCACGCACGAGCGGGTGACCCAGCTCGAGCACCTGCCGCCGCAGGGTGAAGCCAGCTACAACCCGTTGTATGTGCTCGGTCAGGCACTGCGCGCGGACGGGCTTACCGTGCAGTCGCAACCGCGCCTGGACCTGGCCCGGATGCCGTTGCAGCCGGGCGACACGCTGGTGCTGCTGCAGGACAGCGCGGAAGTGCCCGCGCCTGCCGCCACCGCGCTGATGGCCTGGGTGGCGCGTGGCGGCCATCTGATCGTGCGCACGCCACCGGTGGGCAAGGAGGCCGTGCGCAATGGTCCGCTGCTGGACGCGCTCGGCGTGGACAGCGAGGACTACGGAAACGACTGCCAGCCGTTCCACGTGCGCGATGATCCGCAGCACGTCGAGTTCTGCAACGGGCGCCGCTTCGCGGTCCAACCGCCCAAGGGCGTGGCGGTCGAGCGCCAGTGGGGCGACTCGGGCGATCTGGTGTTCGCCCGCCTGCGCCACGGCCAGGGCCGCATCGATGTGCTGGCGGACATGGCCTTCATGGACGGCAAGGGCCGGCCCAATCCGACCGTTGCGCAGAACGCTGCCAACGCCGCCATCGACGGCCTGCACGACAAGGCCCATCGCGACCTGACCCGCTACGTGCTTGCACCCAACTACGGCAAGGGCACGATGTGGCTGGTCTACGCCTCGCGCCCGCCGTCGTTGTGGAACCGCGTGTTCTACCACGGCTGGCCGGTGTGGGCGCCGTTGCTGCTGGCCCTGCTCGGCTGGCTCTGGCAGCGCGCGCAGCGCCTGGGCAGCGAACTGCCTTCGCCGCCGGCCGAACGCCGTTCCCTGCTCGAACACATCCGCGCCAGCGGCGAACACCTGCTGCGCTTCGGCAAGGCGCCGCTGCTGTACGACGCGGTCCGGCGCGCGTTCCTGGCCCGCCTGCGGCGGCGTTCGCCGAGTGCGGCCGCGCTGACCGGCGAGGCCCGGGTGCAGGCCGTCGCCACCTTGCTGCAGTGGTCGCACGAGCGCGTGCAGACCGCGTTGACCCCACCCGCTTCCCACGACGTCGCCGGCCTGCGCGACCGCATCCGCCTGCTGATCCAGATGAGAAACCTGCTATGA
- a CDS encoding MoxR family ATPase — translation MTEPTLPPPLSPPAVTPSPSPLSERVDAVREAVGRAFIGQPEVLDQILIALLAGGHVLIEGVPGLGKTLLVRALAQALELDYGRVQFTPDLMPSDVSGHAVYDPKTESFKIRRGPVFTNLLLADEINRAPAKTQSALLEVMQEGQVTIEGKAFALTPPFLTLATQNPVEQEGTYPLPEAQLDRFLLKVLIDYPALEDEKRMVDAITTGRSAADFDLSQVPRVLSGAEVVALQQATAAITVDPEVIDYAVRIVAATRQWPGIALGAGPRGSIALVRAARAQAVLSGRDFVTPDDVRDIARPALRHRIALAPELQIEGQSADDALTALLAKVDAPRK, via the coding sequence ATGACCGAGCCGACGCTTCCGCCGCCGCTGTCCCCTCCTGCCGTGACGCCTTCACCGTCGCCGTTGTCCGAGCGCGTCGATGCCGTGCGCGAGGCCGTGGGCCGTGCCTTCATCGGCCAGCCCGAGGTACTCGACCAGATCCTGATCGCGCTGCTGGCCGGCGGCCACGTGCTGATCGAAGGCGTCCCCGGGCTGGGCAAGACCCTGCTGGTGCGCGCCCTCGCCCAGGCCCTGGAGCTGGACTACGGCCGCGTGCAGTTCACCCCGGACCTGATGCCCAGCGATGTCAGCGGCCATGCGGTGTACGACCCGAAGACGGAGAGCTTCAAGATCCGCCGCGGCCCGGTGTTCACCAACCTGCTGCTCGCCGATGAGATCAACCGTGCGCCGGCCAAGACCCAGTCGGCCCTGCTGGAAGTGATGCAGGAAGGCCAGGTCACCATCGAAGGCAAGGCGTTCGCGCTGACCCCGCCGTTCTTGACCCTCGCCACCCAGAACCCGGTCGAGCAGGAAGGCACCTACCCGCTGCCGGAAGCGCAGCTGGACCGCTTCCTGCTCAAGGTGCTGATCGACTACCCGGCGCTGGAAGACGAGAAGCGCATGGTCGATGCGATCACCACCGGCCGCAGCGCGGCCGACTTCGATCTCTCGCAGGTGCCACGCGTGCTGAGCGGGGCCGAGGTAGTCGCGCTGCAGCAGGCCACCGCGGCGATCACGGTCGATCCGGAAGTGATCGACTACGCGGTGCGGATCGTCGCCGCCACGCGGCAGTGGCCGGGCATCGCGCTCGGTGCCGGCCCGCGCGGCAGCATCGCGCTGGTGCGTGCGGCGCGTGCGCAGGCGGTGCTGTCCGGCCGTGATTTCGTCACCCCCGATGACGTGCGCGACATCGCCAGACCGGCGCTGCGACACCGCATCGCCCTGGCACCGGAACTGCAGATCGAAGGACAAAGCGCCGACGATGCCTTGACCGCGCTGCTGGCCAAGGTGGACGCACCGCGCAAATGA
- a CDS encoding glutathionylspermidine synthase family protein encodes MQRVRIAERSQWRARAEESGFRFHTIDGLPYWDETAYYAFTLRQIEQDIEDPSAELHAMAMDLVDEVVGSQQLMDQLAIPPQFRDWIADSWRRREPHLYGRLDFAYDGSGPAKLYELNYDTPTSLFEASFFQWQWLEDQRNQNRLPPHADQFNAIHEALVERFGELAAQLPPPLYFSAVGASEEDQGTVAYLRDCAAQAGLRGEAIAIEDIGLSEDGRFTALDDTVIGSLFKLYPLEDLMTESFGQALPASGVQLLEPAWKAILSNKGVLPLLWQRHRGHPNLLAAEFDDGSELPRGWVRKPLFSREGANVAMHLADGSWQESEGPYTGPAIRQAAHPLTAFDGGYPLIGSWVVGDQACGMGIREDNSRITRDSARFVPHAIIDEAPTRIYL; translated from the coding sequence ATGCAGCGCGTGCGTATCGCCGAGCGCAGCCAGTGGCGCGCCCGGGCCGAAGAGTCGGGGTTCCGTTTCCACACCATCGATGGCCTGCCGTACTGGGATGAAACCGCGTATTACGCCTTCACCCTGCGTCAGATCGAGCAGGACATCGAAGATCCCAGCGCCGAGCTGCATGCCATGGCGATGGACCTGGTGGACGAGGTGGTGGGCAGCCAGCAGCTGATGGACCAGCTGGCGATCCCGCCGCAGTTCCGCGACTGGATCGCCGACAGCTGGCGCCGCCGCGAGCCGCACCTGTATGGGCGGCTGGATTTCGCCTACGACGGCAGCGGCCCGGCCAAGCTGTACGAGCTCAATTACGACACGCCCACCTCGCTGTTCGAAGCCTCGTTCTTCCAGTGGCAATGGCTGGAGGACCAGCGCAACCAGAACCGGTTGCCGCCGCACGCCGACCAGTTCAACGCGATCCATGAAGCCTTGGTCGAACGGTTCGGTGAACTGGCCGCGCAGCTGCCGCCGCCGCTGTATTTCAGCGCGGTGGGTGCGTCGGAAGAAGACCAGGGCACGGTCGCCTATCTGCGCGACTGTGCCGCCCAGGCCGGCCTGCGCGGCGAAGCGATCGCGATCGAAGATATCGGCCTGTCCGAAGACGGGCGCTTCACCGCGCTCGACGACACCGTGATCGGCAGCCTGTTCAAGCTGTACCCGCTGGAAGACCTGATGACCGAGTCGTTCGGCCAGGCGTTGCCTGCCTCGGGCGTGCAGTTGCTGGAACCGGCCTGGAAGGCGATCCTCAGCAACAAGGGCGTGCTGCCGCTGCTGTGGCAGCGCCACCGGGGCCACCCGAACCTGCTCGCCGCCGAGTTCGACGACGGCAGCGAGCTGCCGCGCGGCTGGGTGCGCAAGCCGCTGTTCTCGCGCGAGGGCGCCAACGTGGCCATGCACCTGGCCGATGGCAGCTGGCAGGAAAGCGAAGGCCCGTACACCGGCCCGGCGATCCGCCAGGCGGCGCATCCGCTCACCGCGTTCGATGGCGGGTATCCGCTGATCGGCAGCTGGGTGGTGGGCGACCAGGCCTGTGGCATGGGCATCCGCGAAGACAACAGCCGGATCACCCGCGACAGCGCCCGCTTCGTACCGCACGCGATCATCGACGAAGCGCCGACGCGTATCTATCTTTGA
- a CDS encoding stage II sporulation protein M — protein MRQEQFVARYQAEWQALEHWLAQRGEHPRQARRQPAHEGLDDGDFPQRYRRLCQQLALARRRGYSPQLVARLQQLMQQGHTLLYRTPRPQWQRALAFLFADFPQLVRSQARSMWVAAALFVVPLVGSFALILWRPELIHLLLDNARIAEFERMYDPASPNLGRDSGTNWTMFGYYIMNNISIGLRTFAFGLIAGVGTVFVMLFNGVGIGSVAGHLQHIGHGDPFWRFVVGHGAFELTAIVIAGGAGLQLGMKLLAPGRRRRIDALVEGGVIGAKLCVGVAAMLLVAAFIEAFWSSIAAIPAWGKYSVAAVLWTAVFVWLWRGGRGAADAD, from the coding sequence ATGAGGCAGGAACAGTTCGTCGCCCGCTACCAGGCCGAATGGCAGGCGCTGGAGCACTGGCTGGCCCAGCGCGGTGAGCACCCGCGGCAGGCGCGCCGGCAGCCAGCACACGAGGGCCTGGACGATGGCGACTTCCCGCAGCGTTACCGCCGCCTGTGCCAGCAGCTCGCGCTGGCGCGCCGGCGCGGTTACAGCCCGCAGCTGGTGGCGCGGCTGCAGCAGCTGATGCAGCAGGGCCATACCCTGCTGTACCGCACCCCGCGCCCGCAGTGGCAGCGCGCACTCGCCTTCCTGTTCGCCGATTTCCCGCAGCTGGTGCGCAGCCAGGCCCGCAGCATGTGGGTCGCTGCGGCGTTGTTCGTGGTGCCGCTGGTGGGCAGTTTCGCGCTGATCCTGTGGCGCCCCGAGCTGATCCACCTGCTGCTGGACAACGCGCGCATCGCCGAGTTCGAGCGCATGTACGATCCGGCCTCGCCGAACCTGGGCCGCGACAGCGGCACCAACTGGACGATGTTCGGCTACTACATCATGAACAACATCAGCATCGGCCTGCGCACGTTCGCCTTCGGGCTGATCGCCGGTGTCGGCACCGTGTTCGTGATGCTGTTCAACGGCGTCGGCATCGGATCGGTGGCCGGGCATCTGCAGCATATCGGCCACGGCGATCCGTTCTGGCGCTTCGTGGTCGGCCATGGTGCATTCGAGCTGACCGCGATCGTGATCGCCGGCGGCGCTGGGCTGCAGCTGGGCATGAAACTGCTGGCGCCCGGTCGCCGGCGGCGCATCGATGCGCTGGTCGAGGGCGGTGTGATCGGGGCCAAGCTGTGCGTGGGCGTTGCCGCGATGCTGCTGGTGGCCGCCTTCATCGAAGCGTTCTGGTCCTCGATCGCCGCGATCCCGGCGTGGGGCAAATACAGCGTGGCCGCGGTGCTGTGGACCGCGGTGTTCGTGTGGTTGTGGCGCGGCGGGCGCGGAGCGGCCGATGCAGATTGA
- a CDS encoding DUF1190 domain-containing protein, which yields MKRSRTTALLLMSAAPLLFTACQKNEAVQVQEGLYTSVQACTEATGDPSSCRNAFAEAQKQSADAAPKYATREACEAEYNAEQCVEQKTSTGHSFIGPMMMGFFMSQMLSNRGGAGLAQQPAAAPAYQDKAKGWARPGPSTGGLNTASGIGAGKAGLAPVNATPNRAVTASRGGFGNSSSNRSSVGG from the coding sequence ATGAAACGTTCCAGGACCACTGCGCTGCTGCTGATGAGCGCTGCGCCGCTGCTGTTCACCGCCTGCCAGAAGAACGAGGCCGTGCAGGTGCAGGAAGGGCTCTATACCTCGGTGCAGGCCTGTACCGAAGCCACCGGCGATCCGTCCAGCTGCCGCAATGCCTTTGCCGAAGCGCAGAAGCAGTCGGCCGATGCCGCCCCCAAGTACGCCACGCGCGAAGCCTGTGAGGCCGAGTACAACGCCGAGCAGTGCGTGGAACAGAAGACCTCCACCGGCCACTCGTTCATCGGCCCGATGATGATGGGCTTCTTCATGTCGCAGATGCTCAGCAACCGGGGCGGCGCGGGCCTGGCCCAGCAGCCGGCGGCGGCGCCGGCCTACCAGGACAAGGCCAAGGGCTGGGCCCGTCCGGGCCCGTCCACCGGTGGGCTGAACACCGCCAGCGGCATCGGCGCCGGCAAGGCCGGCCTGGCCCCGGTCAACGCCACCCCGAACCGGGCGGTCACTGCCAGCCGCGGTGGCTTCGGCAACTCCAGCAGCAACCGCAGCAGCGTCGGCGGCTGA
- the ilvD gene encoding dihydroxy-acid dehydratase: MPEYRSRTSTAGRNMAGARALWRATGMTDGDFHKPIIAVANSFTQFVPGHVHLKDLGQLVAREIEQVGGVAKEFNTIAVDDGIAMGHDGMLYSLPSREIIADSVEYMANAHCADALVCISNCDKITPGMLMAALRLNIPVVFVSGGPMEAGKTRLSEHKLDLVDAMVIAADESASDEKVAEYERSACPTCGSCSGMFTANSMNCLTEALGLSLPGNGSTLATHADREQLFRRAGRLIVELCHRWYGGEEIGALPRGIATRQAFENAMTLDIAMGGSTNTILHLLAAAQEAEVDFDLHAIDALSRRVPQLCKVAPNTPKYHMEDVHRAGGVFGILGELARGGLLHTDVPTVHSRTLAEAIARWDVAVSTDEKVHDFFRAGPAGIPTQIAFSQATRWPTLDVDRAEGCIRDVAHAYSAEGGLAVLRGNLAVDGCVVKTAGVDESIHVFEGNARVFESQDAAVQGILADDVVAGDVVVIRYEGPRGGPGMQEMLYPTSYLKSKGLGKQCALLTDGRFSGGTSGLSIGHASPEAASGGTIGLVRNGDRIRIDIPARRIDLLLDDATLAARRAEQDALGWKPREARPRKVTGALKAYALLATSADKGAVRDLAKLED, from the coding sequence ATGCCTGAATACCGCTCCCGCACCTCCACCGCCGGCCGCAACATGGCTGGCGCACGCGCCCTGTGGCGCGCCACCGGGATGACCGATGGCGACTTCCACAAGCCGATCATCGCCGTCGCCAACTCGTTCACCCAGTTCGTGCCCGGCCACGTGCACCTCAAGGACCTCGGCCAGCTCGTGGCGCGCGAGATCGAGCAGGTCGGCGGCGTGGCGAAGGAATTCAACACCATCGCGGTGGATGACGGCATCGCCATGGGCCATGACGGCATGCTGTATTCGCTGCCCAGCCGCGAGATCATCGCCGACTCGGTGGAGTACATGGCCAACGCACACTGCGCCGATGCGCTGGTGTGCATCTCCAACTGCGACAAGATCACCCCCGGCATGCTGATGGCTGCGCTGCGCCTGAACATCCCGGTGGTGTTCGTTTCCGGCGGGCCGATGGAAGCGGGCAAGACGCGCCTGTCCGAGCACAAGCTGGACCTGGTCGATGCCATGGTGATCGCCGCCGATGAAAGCGCCAGCGATGAGAAGGTCGCCGAATACGAGCGCAGCGCCTGCCCCACCTGCGGCTCGTGCTCGGGCATGTTCACCGCCAACTCGATGAACTGCCTGACCGAGGCACTGGGCCTGTCGCTGCCGGGCAACGGCTCGACCCTGGCCACGCACGCCGACCGCGAGCAGCTGTTCCGCCGTGCCGGCCGCCTGATCGTGGAGCTGTGCCACCGCTGGTATGGCGGCGAAGAGATCGGTGCGCTGCCCCGCGGCATCGCCACCCGCCAGGCGTTCGAGAACGCGATGACGCTGGATATCGCGATGGGCGGCTCGACCAACACCATCCTGCACCTGCTGGCGGCGGCGCAGGAGGCGGAAGTGGACTTCGACCTGCATGCCATCGACGCGCTCTCGCGCCGTGTGCCGCAGCTGTGCAAGGTCGCCCCGAACACGCCGAAGTACCACATGGAGGACGTGCATCGCGCCGGCGGCGTGTTCGGCATCCTCGGTGAGCTTGCGCGTGGCGGCCTGCTGCACACCGACGTGCCGACCGTGCACAGCCGCACCCTGGCCGAGGCGATCGCACGTTGGGATGTCGCGGTGAGCACCGATGAGAAAGTGCACGATTTCTTCCGCGCCGGGCCGGCAGGCATCCCGACCCAGATCGCGTTCAGCCAGGCCACGCGCTGGCCGACGCTGGACGTGGACCGCGCCGAAGGCTGCATCCGCGATGTCGCCCATGCGTACTCCGCAGAAGGTGGACTGGCCGTGCTGCGTGGCAACCTGGCCGTGGATGGCTGCGTGGTGAAGACTGCCGGCGTGGATGAATCCATCCATGTGTTCGAAGGCAACGCGCGGGTGTTCGAGAGCCAGGACGCCGCCGTGCAGGGCATCCTCGCCGATGACGTCGTCGCCGGCGACGTGGTCGTGATTCGCTACGAAGGCCCGCGCGGCGGCCCGGGCATGCAGGAGATGCTGTACCCGACCAGCTATCTGAAATCCAAGGGGCTGGGCAAGCAATGCGCCCTGCTCACCGACGGTCGTTTCTCCGGCGGCACCTCCGGGCTGTCGATCGGCCATGCCTCGCCGGAAGCGGCCTCGGGCGGCACCATCGGCCTGGTGCGCAACGGCGACCGCATCCGCATCGACATCCCGGCGCGGCGCATCGATCTGCTGCTGGATGACGCCACGCTGGCGGCACGCCGTGCCGAACAGGATGCACTGGGCTGGAAACCGCGCGAGGCGCGCCCGCGCAAGGTCACCGGCGCGTTGAAAGCCTATGCGTTGCTGGCGACGAGTGCCGACAAGGGCGCGGTGCGGGATCTGGCGAAGCTGGAGGACTGA
- a CDS encoding DUF4129 domain-containing protein: protein MQIDRLNIVLRARSGWEAMELGMALVRRHAAAIWAPWVSVSLPVFVLLNALAWWTDSFGWAWLAMWWLKPLFERIALYVISRGVFGDASTTTQTLRAQRTWGWQGFWGYLGWRRLSPLRPVLLPVNLLEGTDAAHRRQRRRAIAGGAVGHALLLTLVCMIFEIVLVVGGIAAVFLFIPVDLLSESWRAAWELAKQDMPAWMQLGVNLLFWAAATLIGPFYVGAGFGLYLDRRTQMEAWDLEIAFRRLHARLQQAAPLLVLALVLIWPGAALHAQQTPPSSNSKGAVAAPAAAPSLEDGLAPAADAGSDAPEDEDAEDEAPDAPTRTFDNDPDNTAVGVFGNEAVDTAGFRQAVQRAYEDPLQSPTREVTEWKRTDSEAAEAEKAKREAAAKASRQRGNKGPLLPAQIAEWALWAVVGVLVVLLLITAPRWLPWLRGSGQRRRAKAVAVVEEPIRVPDVAPPDPAARARALWQEGRPRQALALLYRASVESMSERAQISLPPGATEAQCLRASRRMPVEADRRLFERIVRVWQYAAYAGRLPADDDFEALATTLQRQFGWRA, encoded by the coding sequence ATGCAGATTGATCGGCTCAACATCGTGCTGCGCGCGCGCTCGGGCTGGGAGGCCATGGAGCTGGGGATGGCCCTGGTGCGACGGCACGCCGCGGCGATCTGGGCGCCGTGGGTGAGCGTGTCGCTGCCGGTGTTCGTGCTGCTCAACGCGCTGGCCTGGTGGACGGACAGCTTCGGCTGGGCCTGGTTGGCGATGTGGTGGCTCAAGCCATTGTTCGAACGCATCGCGTTGTACGTGATCTCGCGCGGGGTGTTCGGCGATGCCTCGACGACCACGCAGACACTGCGCGCGCAGCGCACGTGGGGCTGGCAGGGCTTCTGGGGCTACCTCGGCTGGCGGCGCCTGAGCCCGCTGCGCCCGGTGCTGCTGCCGGTGAATCTGCTCGAGGGCACGGACGCTGCGCATCGCCGCCAGCGTCGGCGTGCGATCGCCGGCGGCGCGGTCGGCCACGCGCTGCTGCTGACGCTGGTGTGCATGATCTTCGAGATCGTGCTGGTGGTCGGCGGCATCGCGGCGGTGTTCCTGTTCATCCCGGTGGACCTGTTGTCCGAGTCCTGGCGCGCGGCGTGGGAGCTGGCCAAGCAGGACATGCCGGCGTGGATGCAGCTGGGCGTGAACCTGCTGTTCTGGGCCGCTGCGACGTTGATCGGTCCGTTCTACGTCGGCGCCGGCTTCGGCCTGTACCTGGACCGGCGCACGCAGATGGAAGCGTGGGATCTGGAGATCGCCTTCCGCCGCCTGCACGCCCGGCTGCAGCAGGCCGCGCCGCTGCTGGTGCTGGCCCTGGTGCTGATCTGGCCGGGCGCGGCGCTGCACGCCCAGCAGACACCGCCGTCGTCCAACAGCAAGGGGGCGGTGGCTGCACCGGCTGCCGCGCCGTCGCTGGAGGACGGTCTGGCGCCCGCGGCCGACGCGGGGTCCGATGCGCCTGAGGATGAAGACGCCGAAGACGAGGCGCCGGACGCTCCCACCCGGACGTTCGACAATGACCCGGACAACACTGCGGTCGGCGTCTTCGGCAACGAGGCGGTGGACACCGCCGGCTTCCGTCAGGCGGTGCAGCGCGCGTATGAAGACCCGCTGCAGAGCCCGACCCGCGAGGTCACTGAGTGGAAGCGCACGGATAGCGAGGCGGCCGAAGCCGAGAAGGCAAAACGCGAGGCCGCCGCCAAGGCATCCCGGCAACGTGGCAACAAGGGCCCATTGCTGCCGGCCCAGATCGCCGAGTGGGCGCTGTGGGCCGTGGTCGGCGTCCTGGTGGTGCTGCTGCTGATCACCGCGCCGCGCTGGCTGCCGTGGCTGCGTGGCTCCGGCCAGCGCCGCCGGGCCAAGGCTGTGGCGGTCGTGGAAGAGCCGATCCGGGTACCGGACGTGGCACCGCCCGATCCCGCCGCGCGTGCGCGTGCACTGTGGCAGGAGGGCCGCCCACGGCAGGCGCTGGCGCTGTTGTATCGCGCCAGCGTGGAGTCCATGAGCGAGCGCGCGCAGATCAGCCTGCCGCCGGGCGCCACCGAAGCGCAGTGCCTGCGGGCCTCGCGACGGATGCCGGTCGAGGCCGACCGCCGCCTGTTCGAACGCATCGTGCGGGTCTGGCAGTACGCTGCGTATGCCGGCCGGCTGCCGGCCGATGATGATTTCGAAGCGCTGGCCACCACCCTGCAGCGCCAGTTCGGGTGGCGCGCATGA
- a CDS encoding RDD family protein — protein sequence MSAPMLDTYREVITPEGVPLHLPVAGPLPRALAWAIDFVIRVGALMMLSIPLAFLGGFGQGLYLGLMFLLMWAYTIVQEACWGRTLGKRAMGLRVVARDGGPIGWMSAITRNLLRTVDMLPFGYALGLLSSLFDAHGRRLGDLVAGTVVIHQGAAPLGGTVPVGSVLVPPQPLQPAEQAAVVAFAERAPRLSAPRQQELADIAAPLTGSHGQVGVLRLYAMANWLLGRR from the coding sequence ATGAGCGCGCCCATGCTGGATACCTACCGGGAGGTCATCACCCCCGAAGGCGTGCCCCTGCACCTGCCCGTCGCTGGTCCGTTGCCGCGTGCGCTGGCGTGGGCGATCGACTTCGTGATCCGGGTCGGCGCACTGATGATGCTGAGTATTCCGCTGGCCTTCCTCGGCGGGTTCGGCCAAGGGCTCTACCTCGGCCTGATGTTCCTGCTGATGTGGGCCTACACGATCGTCCAGGAGGCGTGCTGGGGCCGCACCCTGGGCAAGCGCGCGATGGGCCTGCGCGTGGTCGCGCGCGATGGTGGGCCGATCGGCTGGATGAGCGCGATCACCCGCAACCTGCTGCGCACCGTGGACATGCTGCCGTTCGGCTATGCGCTGGGGCTGCTGTCGAGCCTGTTCGATGCGCATGGCCGCCGCCTCGGCGATCTGGTCGCCGGCACCGTGGTGATCCATCAGGGCGCCGCGCCGCTGGGCGGCACGGTGCCGGTCGGCAGTGTGCTGGTACCACCGCAACCGCTGCAGCCGGCCGAACAGGCCGCCGTGGTCGCTTTCGCCGAGCGTGCGCCGCGGCTGTCGGCGCCACGCCAGCAGGAACTGGCCGATATCGCCGCGCCGCTCACCGGAAGCCACGGCCAGGTCGGCGTGCTGCGCCTGTATGCGATGGCCAACTGGCTGTTGGGGCGGCGATGA